Proteins encoded within one genomic window of Phototrophicus methaneseepsis:
- a CDS encoding tetratricopeptide repeat protein: protein MITIFGREAEKRRLAQMLSRYSGGVLGYYGMSGLGKSTVLDLFEQRISEMKFTPYVARLDFADVSLHDVLAAFVYLLVQLESTGATRKRKRGLFRRYSDSPLKNVAQALAPTLNIKQILKINVDNHSVAQHIYNIANVQPGINQAQLNEAMGKFKVGITKLPCTPPFPGKIQGNFIRPLVVVLADTLEQAPDSVLSWLKQLASPMFEEYLLLIAAGQEKIDGLLETSMDRVEDDAIRDILRNRFRIVEGEKLDAVCRIARGNPRCAVLAGELLTQDESIKLDALLPSDINDHLVADYLVKHILNRLPNSSTEKHLLTYGCVLRHWETTEQLRTVLFAVPQVRNIMGQGADIRAALNRLREHSFLDSGHPHPTLRDLLLHDLKQDEHSIFLALHHAASEYYKNHHKYADAIYHLIAIEEWQAVFNLWNALIKLENAPALEQCLKELSARSIPSEFAFIGQVALIESGLILQHDALLMPLLSLVQSELSDDRKHIVNTLTQRALEMDFIPDELRFQLVVITTTELEEQAQALIELADVKLWQERYTESESDFRQAYELYQELGDRLGQANALRSLGEVKGLQNRYVESESNYSQAYDLHRELGDRLGQAHALSGLGEMKRLRGRYTESESDLSRAYELHQELGDRYGQAHALRGLGEVKQSQGRYVESESDLSRAYELYQELGDRHGQADALRGLGEVKRLRGRYTESESDLSRAYELYQELGDRHGQAHALRGLGEVKLLPGRYVESESDYSQAYDLYRELGDRHGQAHALRGLGEVKQSQGRYVESESDYSQAYELYRELGDRHGQAHALRGLGEVKRLQNHYVESESDYSQSYKLYRERGHRHGQANALIGLGEVKQSQGRYVESESDYSQAYELYRELDNCLGQALSCWLLGLLAADREDIASLEKRIKNLETLALQVNTDLRDEVVYMLRDLQSRHSAL from the coding sequence ATGATCACGATCTTTGGACGTGAAGCCGAAAAAAGACGACTTGCTCAAATGCTGTCTCGCTATTCCGGAGGTGTCCTTGGTTATTATGGCATGTCTGGACTTGGAAAAAGCACAGTTCTTGATCTATTTGAGCAACGGATTTCAGAAATGAAGTTTACGCCTTATGTGGCTCGACTGGACTTTGCTGATGTCAGCCTACATGATGTGCTTGCTGCTTTTGTCTATCTCTTGGTTCAACTCGAATCGACTGGTGCTACCCGAAAACGTAAGAGAGGATTATTTAGAAGATATTCTGACAGCCCGTTGAAAAATGTCGCTCAAGCTCTGGCACCAACACTAAATATCAAGCAGATTCTCAAGATAAATGTCGATAATCATTCAGTTGCACAACATATTTACAATATAGCAAATGTACAACCGGGAATTAATCAGGCTCAACTGAATGAGGCTATGGGCAAATTCAAGGTTGGTATCACGAAATTACCTTGCACGCCACCATTTCCTGGCAAAATACAGGGCAACTTCATCCGTCCCTTGGTTGTTGTGCTTGCTGATACGCTGGAGCAAGCTCCGGATAGTGTTTTAAGTTGGCTCAAACAGCTTGCATCACCGATGTTTGAAGAATATTTGCTGCTGATCGCGGCTGGGCAGGAAAAAATCGATGGTCTGCTCGAAACGTCGATGGATCGAGTAGAAGATGATGCAATTCGCGACATTCTACGAAATCGTTTTCGAATAGTGGAGGGTGAGAAGTTAGATGCCGTCTGTCGAATTGCAAGAGGTAACCCACGATGCGCAGTGCTTGCGGGTGAATTACTCACACAGGATGAATCAATCAAGCTGGATGCCTTGTTGCCCTCAGATATCAATGATCATTTAGTAGCAGACTATTTAGTAAAACATATTCTGAACCGGCTGCCCAATTCCAGTACCGAAAAACATTTATTGACTTATGGTTGTGTACTGCGTCACTGGGAAACAACCGAACAGCTACGCACTGTTTTATTCGCGGTACCCCAGGTGCGCAACATAATGGGGCAGGGTGCAGATATTCGTGCTGCTCTGAATCGTCTGCGTGAACACTCCTTTCTTGATTCTGGTCACCCTCATCCCACATTGCGTGATCTGCTCCTACACGATCTGAAACAGGACGAACATTCGATTTTTCTCGCGCTTCATCACGCGGCTTCAGAATATTATAAGAATCATCATAAGTATGCAGATGCAATTTACCATCTGATAGCTATTGAAGAATGGCAGGCAGTATTCAACCTGTGGAACGCGCTCATCAAATTAGAGAATGCACCTGCGTTGGAGCAATGTCTAAAGGAGCTTTCGGCCAGAAGCATACCATCTGAGTTTGCCTTCATAGGACAGGTGGCTCTAATCGAGAGTGGTTTGATACTGCAGCACGACGCACTATTGATGCCATTGCTATCCTTGGTGCAGAGTGAATTATCCGATGATAGGAAACACATCGTCAACACACTGACCCAGCGAGCCTTAGAGATGGATTTTATCCCTGATGAATTACGCTTCCAATTGGTGGTGATTACAACGACAGAGTTGGAAGAACAAGCACAAGCGTTGATCGAGCTTGCTGATGTGAAGCTATGGCAGGAACGTTATACGGAGTCGGAGTCAGACTTTAGGCAGGCATATGAGTTGTATCAGGAATTGGGTGATCGCCTTGGGCAGGCAAATGCTTTGCGAAGCCTTGGTGAGGTAAAGGGGTTGCAAAATCGCTATGTGGAGTCGGAGTCGAACTATAGTCAGGCATATGATTTGCATCGGGAACTAGGTGATCGCCTTGGACAGGCACATGCGTTGAGTGGGCTTGGTGAGATGAAGCGGCTGCGGGGTCGCTATACGGAGTCGGAGTCGGACCTCAGCCGGGCATATGAGTTGCATCAGGAGTTAGGTGATCGTTATGGACAGGCACATGCTTTGCGAGGGCTTGGTGAGGTAAAGCAGTCGCAGGGTCGCTATGTGGAGTCGGAGTCGGACCTCAGCCGGGCATATGAATTGTATCAGGAACTGGGTGATCGTCATGGACAGGCAGATGCTTTGCGAGGGCTTGGTGAGGTGAAGCGGCTGCGGGGTCGCTATACGGAGTCGGAGTCGGACCTCAGCCGGGCATATGAATTGTATCAGGAACTGGGTGATCGTCATGGACAGGCACATGCTTTGCGAGGACTTGGTGAGGTGAAGCTGCTTCCGGGTCGCTATGTGGAGTCGGAGTCGGACTACAGTCAGGCATATGATTTGTATCGGGAATTGGGTGATCGTCATGGACAGGCACATGCTTTGCGAGGGCTTGGTGAGGTAAAGCAGTCGCAGGGTCGCTATGTGGAGTCGGAGTCGGACTACAGTCAGGCATATGAATTGTATCGGGAATTGGGTGATCGTCATGGACAGGCACATGCCTTGCGAGGGCTTGGTGAGGTGAAGCGGCTGCAAAATCACTATGTGGAGTCGGAGTCAGACTATAGCCAATCATATAAATTGTATCGGGAACGGGGTCATCGTCATGGACAGGCAAATGCGTTGATCGGGCTTGGTGAGGTAAAGCAGTCGCAGGGTCGCTATGTGGAGTCGGAGTCGGACTATAGCCAAGCATATGAATTGTATCGGGAATTGGACAATTGCTTGGGACAAGCTCTATCGTGTTGGTTACTAGGCCTCCTTGCAGCAGATCGGGAAGATATCGCAAGTCTAGAAAAAAGGATAAAGAATCTGGAGACTCTTGCGCTGCAGGTCAATACAGATTTGAGAGATGAAGTGGTTTATATGCTGCGAGACCTGCAAAGTCGTCATAGTGCGCTTTGA